The DNA sequence ATCGTCACCGGGGCATCCCCAAGATCACAGGCCACCGTCGTCCCCAGAGTGCCATCATCATTGGGGCATCCCCAAGGCCACAGGGCGCCCCCGTCCCTGGGGTGCTCCTGTCCCCAACATGTCCCCAAGGCCATGGGGTACCCCTGTCCCTGGGGCATCTCCAAGGCCATGGGGCATCCTCATCCCTGGGGCATCCCTGAGGCCATGGGGTGCCCCCGTCCCCAGGGCGTCCTTGTCCCCGGGGCGTCTCCATCCCAGAAGCATCTCCAAGGCCATGGGGCGTCCTCATTCCTGGGGCGTTCCTGAGGCCATGGGGTGTCCTCGTCCCTGGAGCATCTCCAAGGCCATGGGATGTCCCCATCCTTGGAGCACCTCCAAGGCCGTGGGGTGTCCTCATCCCTGGGGTGTCCTCGCAGCCAtggggtgtccccatccctggtgCATCTCCAAGGCCATGGGGTGTCCTCgtccctggggtgtccccaaggccaTGGGTTGTCCCCATCCATGGAGCATCTCCAAGGCCATGGGGCATCCTTGCCCCTGGAGTGTCTCCAGGGCGGtggggcgtccccgtccccgggggggTGGCAGCTCGCGGGGGCTCAGGGCTCGATGGGGAAGGCGAGGAGCTTCTCGGCGTGCTGGCTGTTGAGGCTGCGCAGGTCGGGCAGGCGCAGCAGCAGGCGGGCGAAGAGCCCGGCGTCCTCGGGGCGCCGGCGGGCCAGCAGCGCCCGCAGCGCCCGCAGCAGCGTCTCCTGCAGCGCCTCCACCGCCTCGGCCGCCGCGATGCCCGCCCGCTCTGCGGGACGGGGACGGCCGTCAGCGCCCCGCCgtgccgcccccccggccccccggccccccgccgccgccgctcacccgcCGACAGCAGCACCACGGCCATGAAGAGCGCGAGCTCCTGCGCGTCGAGCGCCAGCGCCGCCAGCTTCTCGCTGAAGTCGAACATGGCGTCGAGGAGGGCGCCCATGCCCAGCGCCCGCAGGCTGCTCAGCGAGTAGGTGTCGCCGCTGAGGAAGGTGAGGGCCTTCTGCGCCGGGTGGAAGAGCGCCGAGAAGCGCACCATCAGCACCTGCGGGGAGCGGGCCCGGTGTGCCGCACGCGCTTTGCACGCTCGCGGGGAGGCGTGCATGCGTGGCGTGTGCTTTGCACGCACACACAGGGATGTCTGCATGTGTGGCATGTGCTTTGCACGCTCGCGGGGAGGCGTGCATGCGTGGCGTGTGCTTTGCACGCACACACAGGGATGTCTGCATGTGTGGCATGTGCTTTGCACGCTCGCGGGGAGGCGTGCATGCGTGGCGTGTGCTTTGCACGCACACACAGGGATGTCTGCATGTGTGGCATGTGCTTTGCACGCTCGCGGGGAGGCGTGCATGCGTGGCGTGTGCTTTGCACGCACACACAGGGATGTCTGCATGTGTGGCATGTGCTTTGCACGCTCGCGGGGAGGCGTGCATGCGTGGCGTGTGCTTTGCACGCACACACAGGGATGTCTGCATGTGTGGCATGTGCTTTGCACGCTCGCGGGGAGGCGTGCATGCGTGGCGTGTGCTTTGCACGCATGCAGGGATGTGTGTACGTATGGTGTGTGCTTTGCACACTCACGGGGAGGTGTGCACATGCAGTGTGATTTGCACGCACGCAGGGATGTCTGCATGCACGGCGTGTGCTTTGCACACAAGCCGGGAGGTGTGCATGCGTGGCGTGTGCTTTGCACGCACGTGGGGATGTGCACATGTAGCAGAGGGCTGGGTAAACACACACGGAGATGCACACACAGAGCAAGACGGGGCAAAGACACACAGAGATGCACACACAGATTTGCACACGCACACACCGTGCTGTGCAAACACAGACAAGTGCAAACACGCACGGAGACGGGCCTGTGCCGGCTGCGCTTTGCAGAGACAAGGAGCTACGCGCAAACACGCAGAGCCGCACACGCAGAGCAGTGCTGTGCACACGTGCGTGCACAACCCCAGCAGTGccgcgcacacgcgtgcacacacgcaGACACACGCACGCCCCCGGGCGTGCTGCACACACGGAGCAGTGCTGCACACACGCGtgggcacacgcacacacacgcacacccagcCGTGCCAGGtgtgcggggcagcgcgggcacGCTCAGCGCGGCACGCTCGCACGCGGGGCACGCTCACACGCGCGGCACGCTCACCTGGAAGGTGCCGGCCTTGAGCAGCAGCACCTGGTCGTGCTGGCCCAGGGCCTGGAAGCCGGGGATGCTCTTGGCGAACTCCACCACCTCGGTGACGGCGGGCGTGAAGCAGCGCGAGAAGTCCTGCCAGGCCTGCTgccggctgccgcccgccccgcaccACGGGCTGCGGTTCAGCGGGCAGGCCTGCGGCCCCCGTCAGCCCCCGCCCCACGGCAACCCACCCCTGGGGGCCTGCCCCACGGGTCTGGGGGGGCTCGGACCCCTGGGTGCCCACCCCACGGGCTTGGGGAGGGATGGACCCCTGGGTGCCCACCCTATGGGTTTGGGGAGGGATGGACCCCTGGGTGCCCACCCCAAGGGTTTGGGGGGGACTCAGACCCCTAGGGGCCTGCCCCACGGGTCTGGGGCGGCTCGGACCCCTGGGTGCCCACCCCATGGGTTTGGGGGGGCTCAGACCCCTGGGTGCCCACCCTATGGGTTTGGGGGTGCTCGGACCCCTCGGCACCCACCCcatgggtctgggggggctcgGACCCCTGGGTGCCCGCCCCATGGGTTTGGGGGGGCTCGGACCCCTGGGTGCCCGCCCCATGGCAGcccacccctgggtgcccacCCCATGAGTTTGGGGGGGCCTTGGACCCCTGGGTGCCCACCCCAAAGGTGGGGGGTGGCTTGGACCCCTGGGTGCCCACTCCATGGCAGcccacccctgggtgcccaccccaagggtttgggggggctcaGACCCCGGGTGCCCACCCcatgggtttgggggggggctcggaccccttagcagcccaccctggagggttttgggggggtcttgGACATGTGGGTGCCCTCCCCATGGCAGCCCCCCCAGGGGTGGTCTTGGACCCGTTGGGTGCCCACCCCaagggcttgggggggggtcTCGGCCCCctgggctcggggcgggggggtctcTCGGCCGCTCACCCCCCCCGCGCCTCGGTCTCCCCGGGTACTCACGatgccgcgggggccggggggctgccagGGGCAGGTGCGGGGGGGGCCGCAGGCGAAGTCGCagggggggcagcgcccggcgggcggggggccgaaGCGGCGGGCGCCCTCGGGGGGCTCGTAGGGCCCCCCCGCCGGGGGCCCGCCGCCGAAGATGGCGCGGTAGGCGCGGGAGACGGCGCCGATGGCCTCCTCGGCAGGGCcgtcggggctggggggggcctcggggcccggcccccccggcccctcgcccAGGCGCTGCAGGTAGCTCTGCATCTCGTCCAGCAGCCGCTGCTTCTCCCGCTTGGGGATGCGCCCGAAGCGCACGGCTGCGGGGCAGCGCCGCTGTCAGCGCCGCcgcagcactgggagcactgggatgcactgggaacactgggatgcactggggtGCACTGGGAGATGgacactgggatgcactgggatgCATTGGGGTGCACTGGGGAGCACCAGAAGCTTTGAgaagcactgggagcactgggatgcactgggatACTCCGGGAGATGgacactgggatgcactgggaacACTGGGATGcattgggagcactgggatgcaCCAGAAGCTTGGAgatgcactgggagcactgggatgcattgggagcactgggatgcTCCGGGATGCTCTGGGAGATGgacactgggatgcactgggacatgggggacattgggagcactgggatgcTCTAGGAGCACCGGgatgcactgggagcactgggatacACTGGGAACATCGGGATGCACTGAGAGATGGGGAACATTGGGAGCCCTGGGATgcactgggaggcgctgggagcgctgggaggcactgggatgtgccgggagcggggcagcgggagcgggggccgccctgggagcggggccgccccggggggggggcgcgggggggctcaCCGTCACGGGACATGCCCACGGCCAGGCACTTCTTGAAGCGGCAGTGCTGGCAGCGGTTGCGGTTCATGCGCACGACCAGGCAGTTCTCGCTCTTGACGCACATCTTGTAGCTGATGTTCTGCTGGATGCTGCGGCGGAAGAAGCCCTGGGGGGGCCGAGGTGTcagccggcccccggccccccccagccccccgggatGCCCCAAGACCCCCCAGGCACCCTTGGCCCCAGGACTCCCCAGACGCCCCTGGGGACCCTCCTGAGACCCCCCAAGACTCCCCAGACCCCAGGACACCCCCGGGACCCTCCTgagacccccctgggacccccccaggaatCCCCAGGTCTCCCTaaggacccccccagaccctcctggACCTCCAGGGACCCCTTGGCCCAAGGAATCCCCcagaccctcctgggacccccccagatcCCTGGGACCCCCTAGGACCCCTCAGGGGCCCCCCCCAGACTCCCCAGGACCCCTtggcccctgggaccccccagaccctcctgggaccccctaggacccctcagggaccccccaaGGACCCCTCAGCCCCCAGGAGCCCCTGCACCCCCCGGGAACCCTCAGGACCCCAGGGCTCCCCCCCAGAGTCCctggaccccagggaccccccagacctCCAGGGACCTCTgagaccccccagacccctctgggaccccccgggaccccaggAACCCCTCAGCCCCCAGGAACCCTCAGgaccccagccccccaccccagacTCCCCAGGACCCCTtggcccctgggaccccccagacccctctgggaccccccgggacccccccgggccccccccggcccacCTTGCAGCCCTCACAGGCGTGGACGCCGTAGTGGAAGCCGGAGGCGATGTCCCCgcacaccttgcacagcagcacCATCCCCCCCGTCTCTGGGGGGACACGGCGGGCTCAGCCCCCCCTCCGACGCCACAGGgacccccccatgaccccccaaCCCCTGCAAGAGGCCCCTctgcacccccaggaccccccagggacccctgtagccctctgcagccccaaatacccagggacccccatacacacccccagagacccccccagaccccacggGACCCCCCTGAACCCCAGGGATGCCCAGGCACCCCAAGGGACCCCCTcacacccccagggacccccagagaACCCCTCGCACCCCCTAGGGACCCATCTGCACACCCCAGGCCCCCCAAAGACCCTTCTGCACCCCCAGGAACACCCTggcacccccagggacccccccagactcCCAAGgtacccctgggacccccagggaccccccaaggCACCTGCCCAGGGCCCCCTCCACCCCTGAGGACCCCCCCTCAGAAACCCCCCATTCACCCTCCAAGGAACCCCCTCgcaccccctgtgccccccccacccaaagGGGCAgagggcacccggacgcctgggccccccccttACTGGCGAAGGTGCTGGCGAGGCCGTTGGGCTtgggggggccggcgcggggggcagcggggggcgactggccgggcccggggcagcggccgccctCAGGGAACTGGAAGGCCACCTTGGgcgaggggggggcggcgggcgccggcgggggcaCCCCCAGCTCGGCCAGCGTCAGCCCCTCcagggcggggggcagcgagagcggcggcgagggggcccccagggcgccgggggggctgccccgcgcggggctgctgcccgccGTCGAGCCCACGTAGAGGATCACACCGCCTGCGGGGGACACGCGGGGGGGGTCACCGGGGGCCCTCACCCGGGCGTCGGGCCCAGGGTGCCCCTCATCGTGGCGTCAGGGCTGCGGCACCCCCTCGCCCTGGTGTTGATCCCAGGGGCCCCTCAGCCTGGTATTGGATTGAGGGTGTCCCCCACCTTGGCATCGGGGCTCGGGTGCCCATCACCCTGGCATCAGGGCTGCAGCGCCCCTCACCCTGGCATTGGGGCTGCAGCGCCCCTCACCCTGATGTTGAGCCCAGCTGCCCCTCACCCTGGCATTGGGGCAAGGGTCCCCCTCACCCTGGCATCAGGGCTGCAGCGCCCCTCACCCCGGTGCTGAGCACAGGTGCCCCTCACTGTGGCATCAGGGCTTGGGTGCCCCTCACCCTGGTGCTGAGCCCAGGTGCCCCTCACCGGGGCGTCAGGGCCCGGGCGCCCCTCACCGTGGCATCGGGGCTGCCCTGCCCGTCACCCTGGTGCTGAGCCCCGGTGCCCCTCACCGTGGCATCGGGGCCCGGGTGCCCCTCACCGGGGCGTCGGGCAGGCGCCGGGCCCCACGTGCGCCGGCGCAcacgcggccgccgcgggccagCGACACACGTGTGCCGCCAAAAGTAGGACACGGGGCCgagcgcgggggggtcggggggggccgcgccggcgcctgAACCTCGCACCCCCGactgcgggggggccggggccttCCTGCGCCCTGCTCCGCTCGGGACGGCCCGCTGCACCCCAcactgcccccctgcaccccacactgcccccctgcaccccaaaatggCTTATTGCACCCCAAACTGCCTCATtgcaccccaaactgcccccctgcaccccacactgcccccctgcaccccaaaatggCTTATTGCACCCCAAACTGCCTCATtgcaccccaaactgcccccctgcaccccaaactgccccccctgcaccccaaaatgtCTTATTGCACCCCAAACTGCCTCATtgcaccccaaactgcccccctgcaccccaaattGTCTTATtgcaccccaaactgccccccctgcaccccaaaatgcCCCCCTGCATCCCAAAATGGCTTATTGCACCCCACACTGCCTCATTGCACCCCAAAATGCCTCACTGCAACCCAAACTGCCCCCTGCAACCCAAGCTGCCCCCCTGCTGCACCTCAAACTGCCCCCCTGCACTCCAAAATGCTGCACTGCACCCCAAAATGCCCCTGCTGCACCCTTACAGCTCCCATTACATCCCAAACTGCCCCATAGCATCCTAAACTGCTGCACTGCACCCCAAAATGCACCTGCTGCACCCCAAAAtgcccccactgcaccccaaAATCCCCTTGTTGCACCCCAAAGTGCCCCACTGCACCCTGAGCTGCCCCCTCTGCACCCCACGCCCCCCCCACGCCCTCActgccccccgtcccccccccgacgCCCGGTGCAGGCCTGGGCGCGcggcccccagctccccccacccgcTCTGCTGCGCCCGTCCTTGCGCCCCACCTgagacccccccaccccattgcgccccccccgccccattgcacccccccaccccattgcaccctccCGCCGTGCTGCAACGAGGTCGCGGGTGCACACGGCAGCCCTGAGTGGGGGGGGGTCACGAGCGGCACCGTGCTGGCGGGGGCCCGGCCGGCAACGACCCCCCCGCATGTGGCGGGGGcaccggggcagcggggcagagcgggggggtgcaatggggaggggtgcagtggggcagagctggggggt is a window from the Dromaius novaehollandiae isolate bDroNov1 chromosome 28, bDroNov1.hap1, whole genome shotgun sequence genome containing:
- the LOC135323842 gene encoding nuclear receptor subfamily 1 group D member 1-like isoform X1 translates to MESSAGGVILYVGSTAGSSPARGSPPGALGAPSPPLSLPPALEGLTLAELGVPPPAPAAPPSPKVAFQFPEGGRCPGPGQSPPAAPRAGPPKPNGLASTFAKTGGMVLLCKVCGDIASGFHYGVHACEGCKGFFRRSIQQNISYKMCVKSENCLVVRMNRNRCQHCRFKKCLAVGMSRDAVRFGRIPKREKQRLLDEMQSYLQRLGEGPGGPGPEAPPSPDGPAEEAIGAVSRAYRAIFGGGPPAGGPYEPPEGARRFGPPPAGRCPPCDFACGPPRTCPWQPPGPRGIPVVRGGRQPAAGLAGLLALLHARRHRGGGVRQEHPRLPGPGPARPGAAAQGRHLPGADGALLGALPPGAEGPHLPQRRHLLAEQPAGAGHGRPPRRHVRLQREAGGAGARRAGARALHGRGAAVGGAGGHRGGRGGGGAAGDAAAGAAGAAGPPAPRGRRALRPPAAAPARPAQPQQPARREAPRLPHRALSPRELPPPRGRGRPTALETLQGQGCPMALEMLHGWGQPMALGTPQGRGHPMALEMHQGWGHPMAARTPQG
- the LOC135323842 gene encoding nuclear receptor subfamily 1 group D member 2-like isoform X4, with amino-acid sequence MESSAGGVILYVGSTAGSSPARGSPPGALGAPSPPLSLPPALEGLTLAELGVPPPAPAAPPSPKVAFQFPEGGRCPGPGQSPPAAPRAGPPKPNGLASTFAKTGGMVLLCKVCGDIASGFHYGVHACEGCKGFFRRSIQQNISYKMCVKSENCLVVRMNRNRCQHCRFKKCLAVGMSRDAVRFGRIPKREKQRLLDEMQSYLQRLGEGPGGPGPEAPPSPDGPAEEAIGAVSRAYRAIFGGGPPAGGPYEPPEGARRFGPPPAGRCPPCDFACGPPRTCPWQPPGPRGIACPLNRSPWCGAGGSRQQAWQDFSRCFTPAVTEVVEFAKSIPGFQALGQHDQVLLLKAGTFQKALTFLSGDTYSLSSLRALGMGALLDAMFDFSEKLAALALDAQELALFMAVVLLSAERAGIAAAEAVEALQETLLRALRALLARRRPEDAGLFARLLLRLPDLRSLNSQHAEKLLAFPIEP
- the LOC135323842 gene encoding nuclear receptor subfamily 1 group D member 1-like isoform X2; the protein is MESSAGGVILYVGSTAGSSPARGSPPGALGAPSPPLSLPPALEGLTLAELGVPPPAPAAPPSPKVAFQFPEGGRCPGPGQSPPAAPRAGPPKPNGLASTFAKTGGMVLLCKVCGDIASGFHYGVHACEGCKGFFRRSIQQNISYKMCVKSENCLVVRMNRNRCQHCRFKKCLAVGMSRDAVRFGRIPKREKQRLLDEMQSYLQRLGEGPGGPGPEAPPSPDGPAEEAIGAVSRAYRAIFGGGPPAGGPYEPPEGARRFGPPPAGRCPPCDFACGPPRTCPWQPPGPRGIPVVRGGRQPAAGLAGLLALLHARRHRGGGVRQEHPRLPGPGPARPGAAAQGRHLPEGPHLPQRRHLLAEQPAGAGHGRPPRRHVRLQREAGGAGARRAGARALHGRGAAVGGAGGHRGGRGGGGAAGDAAAGAAGAAGPPAPRGRRALRPPAAAPARPAQPQQPARREAPRLPHRALSPRELPPPRGRGRPTALETLQGQGCPMALEMLHGWGQPMALGTPQGRGHPMALEMHQGWGHPMAARTPQG
- the LOC135323842 gene encoding nuclear receptor subfamily 1 group D member 1-like isoform X5, with the translated sequence MESSAGGVILYVGSTAGSSPARGSPPGALGAPSPPLSLPPALEGLTLAELGVPPPAPAAPPSPKVAFQFPEGGRCPGPGQSPPAAPRAGPPKPNGLASTFAKTGGMVLLCKVCGDIASGFHYGVHACEGCKGFFRRSIQQNISYKMCVKSENCLVVRMNRNRCQHCRFKKCLAVGMSRDAVRFGRIPKREKQRLLDEMQSYLQRLGEGPGGPGPEAPPSPDGPAEEAIGAVSRAYRAIFGGGPPAGGPYEPPEGARRFGPPPAGRCPPCDFACGPPRTCPWQPPGPRGIVVEFAKSIPGFQALGQHDQVLLLKAGTFQVLMVRFSALFHPAQKALTFLSGDTYSLSSLRALGMGALLDAMFDFSEKLAALALDAQELALFMAVVLLSAERAGIAAAEAVEALQETLLRALRALLARRRPEDAGLFARLLLRLPDLRSLNSQHAEKLLAFPIEP
- the LOC135323842 gene encoding nuclear receptor subfamily 1 group D member 2-like isoform X3, producing the protein MESSAGGVILYVGSTAGSSPARGSPPGALGAPSPPLSLPPALEGLTLAELGVPPPAPAAPPSPKVAFQFPEGGRCPGPGQSPPAAPRAGPPKPNGLASTFAKTGGMVLLCKVCGDIASGFHYGVHACEGCKGFFRRSIQQNISYKMCVKSENCLVVRMNRNRCQHCRFKKCLAVGMSRDAVRFGRIPKREKQRLLDEMQSYLQRLGEGPGGPGPEAPPSPDGPAEEAIGAVSRAYRAIFGGGPPAGGPYEPPEGARRFGPPPAGRCPPCDFACGPPRTCPWQPPGPRGIACPLNRSPWCGAGGSRQQAWQDFSRCFTPAVTEVVEFAKSIPGFQALGQHDQVLLLKAGTFQVLMVRFSALFHPAQKALTFLSGDTYSLSSLRALGMGALLDAMFDFSEKLAALALDAQELALFMAVVLLSAERAGIAAAEAVEALQETLLRALRALLARRRPEDAGLFARLLLRLPDLRSLNSQHAEKLLAFPIEP